One genomic window of Phaenicophaeus curvirostris isolate KB17595 chromosome 21, BPBGC_Pcur_1.0, whole genome shotgun sequence includes the following:
- the MED31 gene encoding mediator of RNA polymerase II transcription subunit 31, which produces MEADDTGNRLRFQLELEFVQCLANPNYLNFLAQRGYFKDKAFVNYLKYLLYWKEPEYAKYLKYPQCLHMLELLQYEHFRKELVNAQCAKFIDEQQILHWQHYSRKRMRLQQALAEQQQQNNASVK; this is translated from the exons ATGGAGGCCG ATGATACAGGAAATCGACTTAGGTTCCAGTTGGAGTTGGAGTTTGTACAGTGCCTGGCAAATCCAAACTACCTCAACT ttcttgcACAAAGAGGCTACTTCAAAGACAAAGCTTTTGTAAATTATCTTAAGTATTTACTTTATTGGAAAGAACCTGAATATGCGAAATACCTGAA GTACCCTCAATGTTTGCATATGCTAGAGCTGCTCCAATATGAACATTTCCGCAAGGAATTGGTAAATGCTCAGTGTGCGAAGTTTATTGATGAGCAACAGATTCTGCACTGGCAGCACTATTCACGGAAAAGAATGCGCCTCCAGCAAGCacttgcagagcagcagcaacagaacaacgcctctgtaaaatga
- the SLC13A5 gene encoding Na(+)/citrate cotransporter has translation MAPKCLRPLLKYRATAVLCLTPLLLLPLPLAVPTREAKCAYVIIIMAVYWCTEVIPLAVTSLIPVVFFPLLGVRSSKSVCLQYLNDTCMLFIGGLIVAISVEQWNLHKRIALKVLLVLGVKPGLLMLGFMVVTAFLSMWISNTATTAMMVPIVQAVLDQMESTECDVTMMEEATGQTNSVVELEEKNASDPDSAHVMSNGQVPDDPSSSQEKAMRKRIYKGMTLCVCYAASIGGTATLTGTGPNVVLKGQMNQLYPNNNDVVNFASWFGFAFPNMILMLILAWLWLQCFFVGLNFKKSWGCGTERSAKEKAAYRVLKAEMKKLGPITYAESNVLLLFILLVLLWFSRHPGFVKGWATVLFPRGEKFITDSAPSVFVSLLLFILPANKPKLQDWKLSTSDPEKSEEDFKKPFLSTPLLDWNVVQRKMPWTIVLLLGGGFALADASANSGLSAWLGHQMTPLGSIPPWAIATVISLTIAVFTECTSNVATATLFLPVFSSMAESVKINPLYMMLPGTLSSSFAFMLPVATPPNAVVFSYGHIHVLDMVKTGIVMNIIGVFCVTLAINTWGRLMFDLDTFPAWANKTSN, from the exons GAGGCCAAATGTGCAtatgtcatcatcatcatggcTGTGTATTGGTGCACGGAAGTGATCCCACTGGCTGTCACCTCCCTCATACCTGTGgtatttttccctctgcttgGAGTTCGGAGCTCCAAATCA GTGTGCTTGCAATACCTAAATGACACATGCATGCTGTTCATTGGAGGGCTGATTGTTGCCATTTCTGTTGAACAGTGGAATCTTCACAAAAGGATTGCGCTGAAGGTCCTCCTTGTTCTTGGAGTGAAACCTGGACT ACTCATGCTGGGATTTATGGTAGTCACTGCCTTCCTGTCCATGTGGATAAGTAACACAGCCACCACTGCTATGATGGTTCCCATTGTCCAAGCTGTACTGGATCAAATGGAGAGCACAGAGTGTGATGTGACCATGATGGAAGAAGCAACCGGGCAAACAAATTCAGTAGTTGAGCTGGAGGAAAAGAATGCATCAGATCCTGATTCAGCGCATG TCATGAGCAATGGACAAGTTCCTGATGATCCCAGTTCTTCTCAGGAAAAGGCAATGAGGAAGCGGATCTATAAAGGAATGACACTTTGTGTATGCTATGCTGCCAGCATTGGAGGAACTGCAACACTCACTGGAACAGGACCAAACGTGGTATTGAAAGGCCAGATGAATCA gttaTACCCCAACAATAATGATGTTGTGAATTTTGCTTCCTGGTTTGGGTTTGCATTTCCAAACATGATTCTGATGTTGATACTAGCTTGGCTTTGGTTACAGTGCTTCTTCGTGGGACTCAA ctttaaaaaaagctgGGGCTGTGGGACAGAGAGATCTGctaaagaaaaagctgcataCAGAGTGCTGAaggcagaaatgaagaaattaggCCCTATCACTTATGCTGAATCCAATGTCCTCctgttgtttattttgctgGTGCTGTTGTGGTTTTCCAGACACCCCGGCTTTGTAAAAGGCTGGGCCACCGTACTCTTCCCAAGAGGAGAAAA gtTTATCACCGATTCTGCTCCCTCTGTGTTTGTTTCCCTGCTACTGTTTATTCTTCCTGCTAATAAACCCAAACTCCAAGACTGGAAACTAAGCACATCTGACCCTGAAAAGTCCGAAGAAG attttaaaaagccatttttatcAACCCCGCTGCTAGACTGGAATGTGGTTCAGAGGAAGATGCCCTGGACcattgtgctgctgctgggaggaggTTTTGCTTTAGCTGATGCAAGCGCA aaCTCTGGGCTTTCAGCTTGGCTGGGTCATCAAATGACTCCACTAGGATCTATCCCACCATGGGCCATTGCAACAGTAATTTCACTTACTATAGCTGTCTTCACTGAATGCACCAGTAACGTCGCAACAGCCACCCTCTTCCTACCTGTCTTTTCATCCATG GCTGAATCTGTCAAGATCAATCCTTTGTACATGATGTTGCCTGGTACTCTCagttcttcctttgccttcatGCTACCTGTTGCAACACCGCCAAATGCAGTAGTGTTTTCCTATGGCCACATCCACGTTCTGGATATG GTTAAGACTGGAATAGTGATGAACATCATTGGAGTCTTCTGTGTCACACTGGCCATCAACACTTGGGGAAGACTTATGTTTGATCTGGACACATTCCCAGCCTGGGCAAACAAAACAAGTAACTAG